From a single Budorcas taxicolor isolate Tak-1 chromosome X, Takin1.1, whole genome shotgun sequence genomic region:
- the CFP gene encoding properdin has protein sequence MPAQAQALLLLLLPPLLLLTPATGSDPVFCFAQYEESTGKCKGLLGGGVSMKNCCLNADYAFQKPGSKLCMACRLPQWSPWSAWSPCSVTCTEGSQLRHRHCIGWDDQCFPEKVEPGTLQWQLQACEDQPCCPELGGWSDWGPWTACSVTCSRGTQIRRRACNRPTPKCGGHCTGEAQESKACDTKHVCPTHGAWAAWGPWGPCSGTCQGGPNAAVERRSRTCSAPEPSTQPPGNPCPGSAYEQRVCTSLPPCPVAGGWGPWGAVSSCPVTCGLGQIQEQRTCDHPVPQHGGPFCVGDATRTHVCNTAVHCPVNGQWGLWGEWSNCIRPNIKHISCQEIPGQQTRSRICKGRKFDGQRCVGKQQDIRHCYNIQRCPWKGSWSEWSTWGLCIPPCGPNPIRTRQRLCQATLPKFSPTVTTVEGQGEKNVTFWGKPLVLCDVLQGQKVMVEEKRPCLHVPPCKEP, from the exons ATGCCTGCCCAAGCgcaggccctgctgctgctgctgctgccgccactgCTGCTGCTCACCCCAGCCACAG GCTCAGACCCTGTATTCTGCTTCGCCCAGTATGAGGAATCTACGGGCAAGTGCAAGGGCCTCCTTGGGGGAGGGGTCAGCATGAAAAACTGCTGTCTCAATGCTGACTATGCCTTCCAGAAGCCTGGCAGCAAGCTCTGTATGGCGTGCAG GCTCCCACAGTGGTCACCGTGGTCCGCGTGGAGCCCCTGCTCAGTGACCTGCACTGAGGGCTCCCAGCTGCGGCACCGGCACTGCATAGGCTGGGATGACCAATGCTTCCCCGAGAAGGTGGAGCCTGGAACCCTCCAGTGGCAGCTACAGGCCTGTGAGGACCAGCCATGCTGTCCTG AGCTGGGTGGCTGGTCCGATTGGGGACCCTGGACAGCTTGCTCTGTCACCTGCTCTAGAGGGACCCAGATTCGTCGTCGAGCATGTAATCGCCCCACCCCCAAGTGTGGGGGCCATTGCACAGGAGAGGCACAAGAGTCGAAGGCCTGTGACACCAAACATGTCTGCCCCA CACACGGGGCCTGGGCTGCTTGGGGCCCCTGGGGCCCCTGCTCAGGCACCTGCCAAGGTGGACCCAATGCAGCTGTGGAGAGACGAAGCCGCACATGCTCTGCACCTGAGCCCTCCACACAGCCTCCTGGGAATCCCTGCCCAGGGTCAGCCTATGAGCAGCGGGTCTGCACCAGCCTGCCACCTTGCCCAG TGGCTGGTGGCTGGGGGCCATGGGGTGCTGTGAGCTCCTGCCCTGTGACCTGTGGCCTGGGTCAGATCCAGGAACAACGGACATGTGATCACCCTGTACCCCAGCATGGGGGCCCCTtctgtgtcggtgatgccacccgGACGCACGTCTGCAACACGGCTGTGCACTGCCCTG TGAATGGACAGTGGGGGCTCTGGGGAGAGTGGAGCAACTGCATCCGCCCAAACATTAAACACATCAGCTGCCAGGAGATCCCAGGCCAGCAGACACGCTCCAGGATCTGCAAGGGCCGCAAATTTGACGGACAACGATGTGTTGGGAAACAGCAGGATATCCGGCACTGCTACAACATCCAGCGCTGCCCCT GGAAAGGCTCCTGGTCAGAGTGGAGTACCTGGGGATTGTGCATACCCCCATGTGGACCCAACCCCATCCGCACCCGCCAGCGCCTCTGCCAGGCCACGCTCCCCAAGTTCTC GCCCACCGTTACCACAGTCGAAGGTCAGGGTGAGAAGAATGTGACCTTCTGGGGGAAACCGTTGGTACTGTGCGATGTGCTGCAGGGGCAGAAGGTGATGGTGGAGGAGAAACGGCCATGTCTACACGTGCCTCCCTGCAAAGAACCCTGA
- the ELK1 gene encoding ETS domain-containing protein Elk-1, translating into MDPSVTLWQFLLQLLREQGNGHIISWTSRDGGEFKLVDAEEVARLWGLRKNKTNMNYDKLSRALRYYYDKNIIRKVSGQKFVYKFVSYPEVAGCSTEDCPPQPEVSVTSTLANAGATAVHAIPGDTASGKPGTLKGAGMAGPGGLARSSRNDYMRSGLYSTFTIQSLQPQPPSHPRPSTVLPNTGPAGVAVPPSGSRSTSPNPLEACLEAEEAGLPLQVILTPPEAPNLKSEEPNMEPGLGRPLPPEVKVEEPKEELEAAASGEAGFVLEAVKAEPFEPKVDPEVPPAEGVPARLSAVVMETAAQVGGLTASTTPSAEIAQPQKGRKPRDLELPLSPSLLGGPGPERTPGSGTGSGLQAPGPALTPSLLPTHTLTPVLLTPSSLPPSIHFWSTLSPIAPRSPAKLSFQFPSSGSAQVHIPSISVDGLSTPVVLSPGPQKP; encoded by the exons ATGGACCCTTCTGTGACGCTGTGGCAGtttctgctgcagctgctaagagAGCAAGGCAATGGCCACATCATCTCCTGGACCTCACGGGATGGCGGTGAGTTCAAGCTGGTGGACGCTGAGGAGGTGGCCCGGCTGTGGGGGCTGCGCAAGAATAAGACCAACATGAACTATGACAAGCTCAGCCGGGCCTTGCGGTACTATTATGACAAG AACATCATCCGCAAAGTGAGCGGCCAGAAGTTTGTCTACAAGTTTGTGTCCTACCCTGAGGTCGCAGGGTGCTCCACTGAGGACTGCCCGCCTCAGCCTGAGGTGTCTGTCACCTCCACTCTGGCAAATGCAGGCGCCACAGCTGTACACGCCATCCCCGGGGACACTGCCTCTGGGAAGCCAGGCACACTCAAGGGTGCAGGAATGGCAGGCCCAGGCGGCTTGGCGCGCAGCAGCCGAAATGATTACATGCGCTCAGGCCTCTATTCCACCTTCACCATCCAGTCCCTGCAGCCACAACCACCCTCTCACCCTCGACCTTCCACAGTGCTCCCCAACACCGGCCCTGCAGGAGTAGCAGTGCCTCCCTCGGGGAGCAGGAGCACCAGTCCAAACCCCTTGGAGGCCTGCCTGGAAGCTGAGGAGGCTGGCCTGCCTCTGCAG GTCATCCTGACCCCACCCGAGGCCCCAAACCTTAAATCCGAAGAGCCAAATATGGAGCCTGGGTTGGGCCGGCCACTGCCCCCAGAAGTCAAAGTGGAAGAGCCCAAGGAAGAGTTAGAAGCTGCAGCCAGTGGGGAGGCGGGGTTTGTGCTGGAAGCCGTCAAGGCCGAGCCCTTTGAGCCCAAAGTCGACCCAGAAGTCCCTCCAGCAGAGGGCGTGCCAGCCCGGCTGTCCGCTGTCGTAATGGAAACTGCGGCGCAGGTGGGCGGCCTCACGGCTTCCACAACACCCAGCGCGGAGATTGCCCAGCCTCAGAAGGGCCGGAAGCCCCGGGACCTGGAGCTTCCACTCAGCCCGAGCCTGCTGGGTGGACCAGGACCCGAACGGACTCCGGGATCGGGAACTGGTTCAGGTCTACAGGCGCCAGGTCCAGCGCTGACGCCTTCCCTGCTACCTACGCACACATTG ACCCCGGTGCTGCTGACGCCCAGCTCGCTGCCCCCCAGCATTCACTTCTGGAGCACCCTGAGTCCCATTGCACCCCGTAGCCCGGCCAAGCTCTCCTTCCAG TTTCCGTCCAGTGGCAGCGCACAGGTGCACATCCCTTCCATCAGCGTGGATGGCCTCTCAACCCCCGTGGTGCTCTCCCCAGGGCCCCAGAAGCCAtga